GGCCGTTGCGGCGCAGATGCAACTCCAGCTCGCGGGTCTGGCGCAGCATCTCGTTGCGGCCCAGCAGGGGCGATCCGGTCGCGGTCAGGGGATGCTTCAGCAGGATCAGCAGCCGGTCGATGGTCAGGGGCTGGCCCCACAGCCCCGCCACCTGCCGCAGCAGCAGGCCCGGCGCGGTCAGCGGCAGCGGCCGGCCCGCGCTGTCATCGGGGCGGATGTGCCAGCGGTCCAGCGCGGCGGTGACGCGGCGGATCAGCCCGCTATCGGCGGCGATCAGGGTCATCAGGCGGCCATGTTCGGCGGCCTCGCGCATGATCAGGGCGATGGCCTCGGCCTCGTCGCCGGGCTGGTCGGCCTCGATCAGGGTGATGGCGCGGGTCGCCTCGACCAGATCGGGCAGGTCCGGCCCCTCGGCGATCCACTGATCGGTGACGGGCGCGGGCCGCAGCGCCAGCGAGACGACGCGGTTGCGCGCCTCGGACGGGGGGGCGTCGTCGGTCCAGAGCCGGACCGGCCCGGCCGCGCGCAGCGGCGCGAAGCGGGCCTGGGGATGGTCGTCGCCGCCTTGGTCCAGCCCGTCCCAGACCTGCGCGGGCTGGTGGAAGTCGAAGCCCGGCAGCACCACCGCCCCCTGCGGCAGCGCCGCCACCGCCTGCATGAAGAGCCGCGTCGCGCCATGCGATCCGGTCGATCCGGCAACGATCACCGGCCCGGGCGGCTGGTCCAGCCCGCGGGGCCAGGCATCGGCCGCGATCTCGGCCGCGCGGCGCTGGCGGGCGGGGCGATCGCGCGAGGGATCGTCCAGGTGGAAATCGGCCGCGATCTTAAGGAAGGCCAGCGCGTTCTGCCAATGGCGGGCGTGATCGCCGGTATCGATGGATTCCAGGTCCGCCAGGCTGCGGCCCTCGGTCTGCATCTCGACCATCAGCTGGGACAGGGACTGGGCCAGGACGGGAATCGCATGGCCCGCGCCCAGATCGGGGCGCAGCCGGACCAGCCCGTCGATCAGCCGGCCCAGCTGCAGGCGGCGGGCCAAGGGCGGCACCGGCGGGTCGGGCATGACCAAGGGGCCGGGGTCGATCCCGGTGATCGACCGGATCCGGGGCAGGATCAGCGGCCCCACCCGGTCGAAGGCCCGGGTCAGCGCCCCCCGGGTGGGCGATGCGTTGACGAAGATGGTGACCGCGGCCATGTCCTCGGGCGGGCGGTGGGCCATGCGCGCCATCAGCCCGCGCACGAAGCATTCCGCGAAATCCACCCCCGGCGGCAGCGCATAGAGGCCCCGCATCTCAGCCACGGATCAGCGCCTCGGCCTGGGGGATCGCCTGCGGATAGCCGACATCGCACCAGCCGCCGGGATGGACCATGCCATGGAGCGTGCCGCGGTCGATCATCATGTCCCACAACCGGTTCAGCGAAAAGGCGCGGTCGGGGATCCCCTCCAGCAGGTCGGTGCGGATCATCTGGGCCCCGGCATAGACGTGATCGCCCCGCCGGGTCAGCCGCCCGTCCCGCAGGGTGAAATCGCCCGGCCCCTGCCGCGCGGTGGCCCGGTCCACGGGGATCAGCGCCAGCAGCCCCTCCATCCCGTCGCGCCAGGCTGTGGCCAGCGCCGTCAGCACGTTCGGCCCGGTCCAGACCACATCGGGGTTCAGCGTCATCACCGGCCCCGCGCCCAGCAGGGGCAGCGCTTGGCGCAGCCCGCCGCCCGTGTCCAGGATCGGGCCAGGCTCGGGGCTGATGGCGACCTCCGTCCCGGCCAGATGCGCCGCGATCTGGGTGCCCAGGTAATGGGTGTTGACCACGACCGGCCCGCAGCCGGCATCCCGGCCCAGATCCAGCGCGCGGTCCAGCAGGCTGCGGCCCGCGACCGCGATCAGGGGCTTGGGGCGCGTGTCGGTCAGGGGCCGCATCCGCGTGCCCAGACCCGCGGCAAAGATCATCAGGGGCGGCATGCGGCGCGGATCCTTTCGATGGCCCCGTCCCGGGGGCTGGGCACGTCATGCAGCGCCGCGCGCAGGGGCGCCAGCGCCGGATGGGCCAGGTTGCGCTGCAGGTTGCCCCAGACCCGGGGCATGAAATCCAGGTATCGCGGCTTGCCGTCGCGGATCGCCAAGCGCGCGAAGACCCCCAGGATCCGCAGCGCCCGCTGCGCCCCGATCAGCGCATAGGCGGCGCGGAAGGCCGCGTCCTCATGGCCAGTCGCATCCAGAAAGCGGCGGATCTGGGCGGCCTCGACGCCGGGGTCGATGTCGCGCCGCGCATCCTGCCAGGCCGAGACCGGATCATAGGCCGGATGGGCCAGCACCGCGTCCTGGTAATCCAGCAGGCCGATCGGGTCCTCGCCGCGCCAGATCAGGTTCTCGGCATGGAAATCGCGGAGCGACAGGACCGGTGCGACCCCCGCGCCGAGGCGATCATGCAGATCACCGATCAGCGCGGGCAGGTCCGGCAGATCGGCCCCGGGATAGGTCCGGGTGAACAGCGCCGCCAGATCGCCCATGGCCGGCCCGTCCAGAACCGCCAGCCCCGCGGGCGGGGGCGCGGCCTGCAGCGAAACCAGCAGGTCGGTGATGCGGTCCTGGATGCGCGGGGCCAGGTCGGGGCGGTCGGCCAGCACGCGGGCCACCAGATCGTCGCCCAGATCCTCCAGCAGCAGGAACCCGGCATCGGGATCGGCGGCCATGATCCGCGGCGCGCCGAAACCGTGATCGCGCAGCCAGCCGGTCATCGCCGCGAAGGCCGGGACCGATCCCGAAGGGTCGTCCATCAGCACCGCGCCGCCCGACCCCTCCAGCCGGAAATAGCGCCGGGCCGAGGCATCGCCCGCCAGGGGCGTGACCCGCGCCTCGTCCCAGCCCGCGTCATGGACAAAGACCGCCCGCGCCGCCAGCCGCGCGGCATCGGGCATGTCCAGCACGATCCAGCGCAGGTCGGGATCCGCATGATCCATCAGCGACAGCAGGATCGCGCCCGGGGGCCGGTCGGCCAGCCGGTCGGGCCATTCGATCAGGCAGATCGCGTGATCCAGCGCATCCTCCAGCCCCAGCTCGGCCAGCTCGGCCGGGTCGGTCAGGCGATAGAGGTCGGCATGCCAGATCTCGGTCCCCATCGGGTCGTCATAGGTCTGGACCAAGGTATAGGTGGGGCTGGGCACGTCCTCGGCCGCCTGGCCTTGGCGGGCGCGGATGAAGGCGCGGGCGAAATGAGTCTTGCCCGCCCCCACCGGCCCGTCCAGCAGGATGGCCGCGGGCGGCAGGGCCTGGGCGGCCAGCATCCGGGCCAGCGCGGCGGTCAGGGTCTGGGATGCGGTCAGGGTCACGGTCATGGCCCGCTTCTAGCCGCTTGCCGCCCGGCGCGAAAGCGTGAGATGCGCCCGGCCCGCGCCCGCGCTAGGCTGGTCCGACCGCAACGAGGGAGGGACCCCATGCCACGTCTGATCTGTGCCCTGACCGTCGGGCTGGCCTTGGCCGGGCCCGCCGCCGCCACCCAGGAATACATCCTGCCCACGCTGTTCGACGTGGCCCGGGTGGCCCCGGACGACGTGCTGAACATCCGCGCCGATCCGTCCGCCCGCGCACAGATCATCGGCACGCTGGCCCCCGACGCGACCGGGATCGAGGTCGTCCATGAACAGCAGGGCTGGGCGCGCATCAACCATGGCGAGGGCTCGGGCTGGATCAGCGCGCGATACCTGGATTACCGCGTCGATGTCTGGGAGGAGGGCGCCCTGCCCGCGGGCTGGCAATGTTTCGGGACGGAACCCTTCTGGTCGGTCACGCCCCGGGACGGGGCCGTGGTGCTCGGCGGGCCGGACATGGCGGATGACGCGCGCCCGGTCCGGGCGGTCCTGTCGCGCGGCGTCTTTCGCGACCCGACCCGCGTGGTGGTGGCCGAGGGGCTGACGCTGGTCTCGACCCCGCAGCAATGCAGCGACGGGATGTCGGACCGGCTGTTCGGCCTGCGGGCCGAGGTGGTCATCGACGGCGAGACGCCGCGCCTGCTGACCGGCTGCTGCGCGATCGGGCGCTAGAGGCCCAGCACGTCGTGCATGTCGTATACGCCGGGGCCCTTGTCCTGGCCCCAGACCGCCGCGCGGATCGCGCCGCGCGCGAAGATCGCGCGGTCCGTCGCCAGGTGGCGCAGCACGATGCGTTCGCCATCCGCCGCGAAGATCACGTCATGTTCGCCCACCACGTCGCCACCGCGGATGGCGGAAAAGCCGATGCTGCCCGGCGCGCGGGCGCCGGTGATGCCCTCGCGCGCGGGGCTGCGCAGATCGTCCAGCGCCGCGCCGCGCCCCTCGGCCGCGGCCTCGCCCAGCATCAGCGCGGTGCCCGAGGGCGCGTCGACCTTGTGGCGGTGATGGGCCTCGACGACCTCGATGTCCCAATCGGTGCCCAGGGCGGCGGCGACCTTGCGCGTCAGCCCGACCAGCAGGTTGACGCCCAGGCTCATGTTGCCGGCGCGGATGATGGGGG
Above is a genomic segment from Paracoccus aestuarii containing:
- the dapB gene encoding 4-hydroxy-tetrahydrodipicolinate reductase yields the protein MSDFQNTDQPNRPGIVVTGASGRMGRMLIGQILADPALRLVGALERPGHDWIGQDVGTAMGGALAGVAVSDDAVGAIAQAQAVIDFTSPAATVAFAELTAQARAVHVIGTTGLEPAHLAALAAAARHAPIIRAGNMSLGVNLLVGLTRKVAAALGTDWDIEVVEAHHRHKVDAPSGTALMLGEAAAEGRGAALDDLRSPAREGITGARAPGSIGFSAIRGGDVVGEHDVIFAADGERIVLRHLATDRAIFARGAIRAAVWGQDKGPGVYDMHDVLGL
- the tsaE gene encoding tRNA (adenosine(37)-N6)-threonylcarbamoyltransferase complex ATPase subunit type 1 TsaE, with product MTVTLTASQTLTAALARMLAAQALPPAAILLDGPVGAGKTHFARAFIRARQGQAAEDVPSPTYTLVQTYDDPMGTEIWHADLYRLTDPAELAELGLEDALDHAICLIEWPDRLADRPPGAILLSLMDHADPDLRWIVLDMPDAARLAARAVFVHDAGWDEARVTPLAGDASARRYFRLEGSGGAVLMDDPSGSVPAFAAMTGWLRDHGFGAPRIMAADPDAGFLLLEDLGDDLVARVLADRPDLAPRIQDRITDLLVSLQAAPPPAGLAVLDGPAMGDLAALFTRTYPGADLPDLPALIGDLHDRLGAGVAPVLSLRDFHAENLIWRGEDPIGLLDYQDAVLAHPAYDPVSAWQDARRDIDPGVEAAQIRRFLDATGHEDAAFRAAYALIGAQRALRILGVFARLAIRDGKPRYLDFMPRVWGNLQRNLAHPALAPLRAALHDVPSPRDGAIERIRAACRP
- a CDS encoding nucleotidyltransferase family protein produces the protein MPPLMIFAAGLGTRMRPLTDTRPKPLIAVAGRSLLDRALDLGRDAGCGPVVVNTHYLGTQIAAHLAGTEVAISPEPGPILDTGGGLRQALPLLGAGPVMTLNPDVVWTGPNVLTALATAWRDGMEGLLALIPVDRATARQGPGDFTLRDGRLTRRGDHVYAGAQMIRTDLLEGIPDRAFSLNRLWDMMIDRGTLHGMVHPGGWCDVGYPQAIPQAEALIRG
- a CDS encoding COG3650 family protein encodes the protein MPRLICALTVGLALAGPAAATQEYILPTLFDVARVAPDDVLNIRADPSARAQIIGTLAPDATGIEVVHEQQGWARINHGEGSGWISARYLDYRVDVWEEGALPAGWQCFGTEPFWSVTPRDGAVVLGGPDMADDARPVRAVLSRGVFRDPTRVVVAEGLTLVSTPQQCSDGMSDRLFGLRAEVVIDGETPRLLTGCCAIGR